GCGTGATGGCCTCATTTGCGGCCTGTACGCTTGCCATGCGGTATTCTTCCGATCCGAATTTTGGATAATCAGTGGGGTTGCCAACCGGGCGTTCAAATAAGCCCAGTTCGTACTTAACTTTCAGTATACGGTGTACAGCTTCATTGATGCGGGCCATAGGTACTTTGCCTTCTTTCACCAACTCAACCAGGTAAGTGAAAAAAGTATAGTCGTAAGGCACCATACTCATATCCACACCGGCGTTAACCGCAATCATCACTGCATCCTTTTGGGTGGCGGCTACATGATGCCGATCATGCAGGTATTGAATATCGCGCCAGTCGGTAACTGCTATGCCATCGAAGTGCAGTTCGCCGCGCAGTACATCGGTAAGCAGGTATTTGCTGGCATGTACCGGTACACCATTAATCTCGCCCGAATTGATCATCAGGGTTTTAGCACCTGCCTTCACCGCTTCGGCAAACGAAGGTAAAAAGTATTCGCGCATATAGCGGTCGGGAATCCAGGCCGGGGTACGGTCTTTACCACTTAAAGGGAAGCTATAACCCAGGTAATGCTTCATACAGGCAGCTACGTGGTATTTATCACCAACATCATTACCCTGGTAGCCTTTTATAATGGCTGCACCCATTGTTTTAACTAAATAAGGATCTTCGCCAAAAGTTTCATAAATACGCGGCCAAAGGGCCGATTTTCCCAAATCGAGCACGGGCGAATAATTCCATGGAATATAGCTGGCGCGGGTTTCATAGGCTGTGATCTCGCCGGCCTTATGAGCAATATCACGGTTAAAAGTAGCTGCCACAGCAATTTCCTGCGGAAAAAGCGTACTGCCTACGGTATAAGTTACACCGTGTATGGCGTCGATACCATAAATAACCGGGATTTTTAAACGGTCCTGGTCGGCAGCTTTTTGGATGGTCGATATTACATCATACCAATGCTCGCGGCTGTAAGCATGGCCGGTTACATTCAAAATTGAACCAACATGGTATTTCATGATGGCCTCTTTTAGTTTATCGGCATCCAGCTCATGATCGGGCGCGTTTGTTTTTGATACTACATCAGAGGTTACCTCGGTCATCTGGCCTACCTTTTCTTCCAACGTCATTTTGGCTATCAGGGCATCTACTTTTTTATCGGTAGCGCTCTCTGCCGGCTTTTTTTGGGCCTGTACCGCCGGGGATATTACATTGAGCAAAATTAAACTTGCTGCTGTTATGTAAATTTTTCGCATTTGTTTGTTGATTTGAATTGAGAGATATCTATTTAGTTGATTTTGTTTTTAGGCTTAACTGATTTTGCAAGGCTTCTATCGCGTTGGCCAGGTAAGCAATCGGTGCATTCCAGTTTATGGTAACCTCGTTGGCGGCATAAGCCTGGGTATCGTCGATGTAAGCTTCGTCAGGTACCTTAGATGGCACTTTGATACCATCCTGCATCCCCGGGTTTGGCCCACCTACCAATAAGCCGGGTATCGGCTCTGTTATCCCATCGCTTGCCGAAGGGCGGTGATGCGGGTGCATAGGCGTTTTAGTACCATACCCGGTTACGTATGAGTACCCGGTAGCATTTCTGCCCAGCAGGTAATCCAAATCGGCCAGCGCGTTATCCAGGTACTTTTTATCGGGTATTAGCCGATAAGCCTGTAATAATAAAACGCCCTGATTTGCCGCATCCGAATTGCTTCCCCAGCCAAAATGCCGGGCCGATAATGTCATGGATGTTTGATAAGCATTATCATCAACGCCCTTAATTAATCCATCTGCGGCATTTATTAATCTTTTTTTGATCTCTGGCAACTCAGCAATACCCGCGTTGTTTTTAAGCAGCGTATAATAGCCTAAGAGCTTTACCTGCCCCCAGGCCGGTACCGGCATTTTATCGTCGGGTAACAGGTTGATATTTTTCAGATAGTCAGAATCACTTGTGGTAACAAACATTTCGGATGCTGCCCAAATAAATTCATCGGTAAAGTTGTTGTCGCCGTACCCTCCGGTGGTTATGGCGGGGTTAAATTTTTTATTATTCTCATCCTGCCGGTAAGCAACATTTGGGTTTTTGACAGCCCATTGCCAGGCGCTTTTCGCGGCCACGATACATGAATCGGCCAGGCCAGGTGTTTGTTGCGGAAATTGCTTAAAAATTCTTGAGGCCTGTGCCATAACCGCAGCAAAATCAAGGGCGGCAGCGGTACCTTTTTGTACCACATACCGGGGCGTGATATCTTTATCCGGCATCTCAAACTTATCAAAAACGGCGTTGGTTAACTTATGGTACACGCCGCCGTCATTTGGATCCTGCATGGTAAGCATCCACCTTAGGTTCCAAAGCACCTCGTTTAGCAGATCGGGTACGCCATTGCCGCTTTCTGGGATATTAAGCTTAACGGTTTTCATGTAAGCCGGAAAATCCTCGTATAATGAAAGCAGGGTACTTGTGCTGATGCCGCTGTTTACCACATATTTATTATAGTCCCCGGCATCGTACCAGCCACGGGGCGACGATATAATAGCATCTGCAGGCCGTT
The genomic region above belongs to Mucilaginibacter sp. KACC 22773 and contains:
- a CDS encoding glycoside hydrolase family 3 N-terminal domain-containing protein, with the translated sequence MRKIYITAASLILLNVISPAVQAQKKPAESATDKKVDALIAKMTLEEKVGQMTEVTSDVVSKTNAPDHELDADKLKEAIMKYHVGSILNVTGHAYSREHWYDVISTIQKAADQDRLKIPVIYGIDAIHGVTYTVGSTLFPQEIAVAATFNRDIAHKAGEITAYETRASYIPWNYSPVLDLGKSALWPRIYETFGEDPYLVKTMGAAIIKGYQGNDVGDKYHVAACMKHYLGYSFPLSGKDRTPAWIPDRYMREYFLPSFAEAVKAGAKTLMINSGEINGVPVHASKYLLTDVLRGELHFDGIAVTDWRDIQYLHDRHHVAATQKDAVMIAVNAGVDMSMVPYDYTFFTYLVELVKEGKVPMARINEAVHRILKVKYELGLFERPVGNPTDYPKFGSEEYRMASVQAANEAITLLKNNNNVLPLKKDMKVLVTGPTANTMRSLDGGWSYTWQGDESDKFAANKNTILEAIQQKIGKNNVSYEPGAGFDSLQNIDEAVNAAKKADVIVLCLGELSYTENVGNIEDLNLPPAQIQLAQALAKTGKPVILVLAEGRPRIVTDAEKLSAATLMAYLPGNEGGDAIASVLFGDVNPSGKLPITYPRFPNALNNYYRKNLENGNPDDKHGYNPLYEFGTGLSYTTFSYNNLHVSKPELKDNETLTITVDVKNTGQVEGRESVLLYTSQQYASIAPDTKRLRAYDKILLKPGETKTVSFKITPKDLAFVNDISKTVTEAGEFKIMVGDQTQSFNYVSASTVPSRTGKL
- a CDS encoding glycoside hydrolase family 9 protein is translated as MSIIFNSVKISAGRLTGIFLLLFMVKPGTAQTKDTSSNPIRLNQIGFYPNAIKKAIVLSGAGGLFTIQSPNKRTVFSGSLKPSVNLSFAGRTTYIADFSDFTKPGEYQLIVAGAGSSYPFKIAGNVHQKIAKGVIKAYYFMRASTPLPVKYAGKWSRAGGHPDDKVIVHPSAASEKRPADAIISSPRGWYDAGDYNKYVVNSGISTSTLLSLYEDFPAYMKTVKLNIPESGNGVPDLLNEVLWNLRWMLTMQDPNDGGVYHKLTNAVFDKFEMPDKDITPRYVVQKGTAAALDFAAVMAQASRIFKQFPQQTPGLADSCIVAAKSAWQWAVKNPNVAYRQDENNKKFNPAITTGGYGDNNFTDEFIWAASEMFVTTSDSDYLKNINLLPDDKMPVPAWGQVKLLGYYTLLKNNAGIAELPEIKKRLINAADGLIKGVDDNAYQTSMTLSARHFGWGSNSDAANQGVLLLQAYRLIPDKKYLDNALADLDYLLGRNATGYSYVTGYGTKTPMHPHHRPSASDGITEPIPGLLVGGPNPGMQDGIKVPSKVPDEAYIDDTQAYAANEVTINWNAPIAYLANAIEALQNQLSLKTKSTK